The Pseudomonadota bacterium genome window below encodes:
- a CDS encoding tetratricopeptide repeat protein — translation MAEEIKAEGGKRTPIIDPTPGRKKRLTELLYAFLNDRISLAELKGISRTELFQLSEAGYTKFKHGRLDEADKIFRALILLDHRNAYFHAMMGAVHQKLRRPIEAIMEYSQAVKIDPKDVASYVNRGELYLRHKNFRKAAEDFRQAILMDMSGVNMWANRARSLVIAIKRSMEAEAARRPRMGAPRR, via the coding sequence ATGGCGGAAGAGATCAAGGCGGAGGGCGGGAAGCGGACCCCGATAATCGACCCGACACCCGGGCGCAAGAAGAGGCTCACCGAGCTGCTCTACGCCTTCCTCAACGACAGGATATCGCTCGCCGAGCTCAAGGGGATATCCCGCACCGAGCTCTTCCAGCTCTCCGAGGCGGGCTACACCAAGTTCAAGCACGGGAGGTTGGATGAGGCGGACAAGATCTTCCGCGCCCTGATCCTGCTCGACCACCGCAACGCCTACTTCCACGCCATGATGGGGGCGGTGCACCAGAAGCTGCGCAGGCCGATCGAGGCGATCATGGAGTACAGCCAGGCGGTCAAGATCGACCCCAAGGACGTTGCATCCTATGTGAACCGCGGTGAGCTGTATCTTCGGCACAAGAACTTTCGCAAGGCGGCGGAGGACTTCCGGCAGGCGATACTCATGGACATGTCGGGTGTGAACATGTGGGCCAACCGCGCCCGCTCGCTGGTGATCGCCATCAAGCGCTCGATGGAGGCCGAGGCTGCGAGGAGGCCCCGGATGGGCGCCCCCCGCCGCTGA
- a CDS encoding sigma 54-interacting transcriptional regulator — MEETPDVVSLRKCQLVVTDGPDRGAKITLNKNLVKVGKRESNDLPLKDKAVSRNHLEVEYTSDSFLLRDLSSTNGTFLNGSKVKEAYLSPGDLIRLGNTNIEFVAFDEKVSIEPSDKEEFGQMVGKSRRMRQIFSILEKIAPTHATVVIEGETGTGKDLVARAVHENSQRKDQPFVVFDCSAVAPNLIESELFGHEKGSFTGAVRARAGVFEVAKGGTVFLDEIGELTSDLQPKLLRALEQREIRRVGSNIPVKIDVRVICATNKNLRQEVNEGRFREDLYYRLSVVKVLLPPLRERSEDVAPIVERLLMIGKFNKLPNGGFKVSRVEDDALKTLTRYGWPGNVRELSNVIERAVSFVEGDTITKSHLDFIFAEMGHGGEERTERMDIDTELPFKDAKQQIVEKFEKEYLAELVRSHNGNLSKAAREAKIDRKHLRNLLKKYGIDAKDDD; from the coding sequence ATGGAGGAGACACCGGACGTGGTCTCCCTGCGCAAGTGCCAGCTCGTCGTGACCGACGGGCCGGACCGCGGCGCCAAGATCACCCTCAACAAGAACCTCGTGAAGGTCGGCAAGAGGGAGAGCAACGACCTCCCTCTCAAGGACAAGGCGGTGTCGCGAAACCACCTCGAGGTCGAGTACACCTCCGACAGCTTCCTGCTGCGCGACCTCAGCTCCACCAACGGCACCTTCCTCAACGGCTCGAAGGTCAAGGAGGCATACCTCTCGCCCGGGGACCTGATAAGGCTCGGCAACACCAACATCGAGTTCGTGGCGTTCGACGAGAAGGTGTCGATCGAGCCCTCCGACAAGGAGGAGTTCGGGCAGATGGTGGGCAAGAGCCGCAGGATGCGCCAGATATTCTCCATCCTCGAGAAGATCGCGCCCACTCACGCCACGGTCGTCATCGAGGGCGAGACCGGGACGGGCAAGGACCTGGTCGCCCGCGCGGTCCACGAGAACAGCCAGCGCAAGGACCAGCCCTTCGTGGTCTTCGACTGCTCAGCGGTCGCGCCCAACCTCATCGAGTCGGAGCTCTTCGGGCACGAGAAGGGGTCGTTCACCGGCGCGGTCCGCGCCCGCGCGGGGGTCTTCGAGGTGGCCAAGGGCGGCACGGTGTTCCTCGACGAGATCGGCGAGCTGACGTCGGACCTTCAGCCGAAGCTGCTCCGCGCCCTCGAACAGCGCGAGATAAGGCGCGTGGGCTCGAACATACCGGTCAAGATCGACGTGCGCGTGATCTGCGCCACGAACAAGAACCTGCGGCAGGAGGTGAACGAGGGGAGGTTCCGCGAGGACCTCTATTACCGCCTCTCGGTCGTGAAGGTCCTGCTCCCCCCGCTGCGGGAGCGCTCCGAAGACGTAGCCCCGATCGTCGAGCGCCTGCTCATGATCGGCAAGTTCAACAAGCTCCCTAACGGCGGGTTCAAGGTGAGCCGCGTGGAGGACGACGCGCTCAAGACGCTCACCCGCTACGGCTGGCCGGGCAACGTGCGCGAGCTCTCCAACGTGATCGAGCGCGCGGTCAGCTTCGTCGAGGGCGACACGATCACCAAGTCCCACCTCGACTTCATATTCGCGGAGATGGGCCACGGCGGCGAGGAGCGCACCGAGCGCATGGACATCGACACCGAGCTCCCCTTCAAGGACGCCAAGCAGCAGATCGTGGAGAAGTTCGAGAAGGAGTATCTGGCCGAGCTCGTCCGCTCGCACAACGGCAACCTCTCGAAGGCGGCCCGCGAGGCCAAGATCGACCGCAAGCACCTGCGCAACCTGCTCAAGAAATACGGGATCGACGCGAAGGACGACGACTGA
- a CDS encoding serine/threonine protein kinase has translation MGDFEPKQFGKYLLLKKLAVGGMAEIYRAKTYGVDGFEKELVIKRILPHCSADKDFIDMLIQEAKLSVLLSHANIVQVYDLSKVGDDYYIAMELIHGVNLRDIMYRGREAGKPLPTAIAVYIASEICKGLDYAHRKTDQSNKPLNIVHRDISPQNILLSYEGEVKIVDFGIAKAAMNISHTLAGILKGKIAYMSPEQAMGSGVDGRTDIFSTGILLYEMLAGQKLFTGESQFEVLKKIRTTRVTEESLPESIPEQLKPIVVKALAYEAEGRYQTAGDMQIDLTKYLYTNHVDFSPRKLAQFIKEIFLDEMRAEQEFKAKEVAAEVLTGTMNVNEGAKQVSIVHREVSAEDDTARTEKPKEKFLETMSGMPAPGREKTPLPRPRKKPAPAAVAPRKARAGLLPKALAAAAILIAVGWLAWRFIPSVPGPDEAVEAVPEAATGSVRVVSTPEGALILRDGESTGLTTPAVVGDLAVDKNYRFRVEKEEYSPAEMEVAITGPEEKTITLMLAPSAGTLNISTEPSGASIFIDGKQSAMTTPAALENLPLNTDIRVVLSKPEFEDFEQVVNLTSPKPQGISTKLKPIVARLGRISISSTPEGAKVFIDGKDTGRTTPAVIANLAAKRYTVSLSLDGFEQWSSEYDVAGEQPVPVQATLLRAGEAPPAEKREEPAGPTTPEAEERPAEAEPPLAPEEKAPPEEEKKPAEAPATGTLKVSSTPSGALIKLNGASTGKRTPNTLSDLKIGATYTVGLELDGYKPGTQKKYMAKESESVSIRLSSAAPPTPAQPPAEERRPPTQVRPEEEYGELSLSSDPPAAQVIIDGQAIPARTPVTIRKIRTDRPHTVTIQLPGYKPWTRSFNMDGKRKSLHAPLQPE, from the coding sequence ATGGGAGATTTCGAGCCAAAGCAGTTCGGGAAATACCTGCTCCTCAAGAAGCTCGCCGTCGGAGGGATGGCCGAGATCTACAGGGCCAAGACCTACGGGGTCGACGGCTTCGAGAAGGAGCTGGTGATCAAGCGGATACTCCCGCACTGCTCCGCCGACAAGGACTTCATCGACATGCTGATCCAGGAGGCCAAGCTCTCGGTCCTCCTCTCGCACGCCAACATCGTCCAGGTCTACGACCTCTCCAAGGTCGGCGACGACTACTACATCGCCATGGAGCTCATCCACGGCGTCAACCTCCGCGACATAATGTACCGGGGCCGAGAGGCCGGCAAGCCGCTGCCGACCGCGATAGCGGTCTACATCGCCTCCGAGATCTGCAAGGGCCTCGACTACGCGCACAGGAAGACCGACCAGAGCAACAAGCCGCTGAACATCGTGCACCGCGACATCAGCCCGCAGAACATCCTGCTCTCCTACGAGGGAGAGGTGAAGATCGTGGACTTCGGCATCGCCAAGGCCGCGATGAACATCTCCCACACCCTGGCCGGAATCCTCAAGGGGAAGATCGCATACATGTCCCCGGAGCAGGCGATGGGGAGCGGCGTGGACGGCCGCACCGACATCTTCTCCACCGGCATCCTCCTCTACGAGATGCTCGCCGGCCAGAAGCTCTTCACCGGCGAGTCCCAGTTCGAGGTGCTCAAGAAGATCCGCACCACCCGCGTGACCGAGGAGTCACTCCCCGAGTCGATACCGGAGCAGCTCAAGCCCATCGTTGTCAAGGCGCTGGCCTACGAGGCGGAGGGGCGCTACCAGACCGCGGGCGACATGCAGATCGACCTCACCAAGTACCTCTACACGAACCACGTCGACTTCTCGCCGCGCAAGCTCGCCCAGTTCATAAAGGAGATATTCCTCGACGAGATGAGGGCCGAGCAGGAGTTCAAGGCCAAGGAGGTTGCGGCCGAGGTCCTCACCGGAACCATGAACGTGAACGAGGGCGCCAAGCAGGTGAGCATCGTGCACCGGGAGGTCTCGGCAGAGGACGACACAGCCCGCACCGAGAAACCCAAGGAGAAGTTCCTCGAGACGATGTCCGGCATGCCCGCTCCCGGGCGGGAGAAGACGCCGCTGCCCCGTCCCAGAAAGAAGCCGGCGCCCGCAGCGGTTGCGCCCCGGAAGGCCCGCGCGGGCCTGCTCCCCAAGGCCCTCGCCGCGGCCGCGATCCTCATCGCGGTCGGCTGGCTCGCCTGGCGCTTCATCCCCTCCGTGCCCGGTCCGGACGAGGCGGTCGAGGCCGTGCCGGAGGCGGCCACGGGCAGCGTGAGGGTCGTCTCAACGCCCGAGGGGGCGCTGATCTTGAGAGACGGCGAGAGCACGGGCCTCACCACGCCCGCGGTCGTGGGCGATCTCGCGGTCGACAAGAACTATAGATTCCGCGTCGAGAAGGAGGAGTACAGCCCTGCGGAGATGGAGGTCGCCATCACCGGCCCTGAGGAGAAGACGATCACGCTCATGCTCGCCCCCTCGGCCGGCACCCTCAACATATCGACCGAGCCGTCCGGCGCCTCGATCTTCATCGACGGAAAGCAAAGCGCCATGACGACCCCCGCCGCGCTCGAGAACCTCCCGCTCAACACCGACATAAGGGTCGTGCTCTCCAAGCCCGAGTTCGAGGACTTCGAGCAGGTGGTCAACCTCACCTCACCCAAACCCCAGGGCATCTCCACGAAGCTCAAGCCCATCGTCGCAAGGCTCGGGCGCATTTCGATCTCGTCAACCCCGGAGGGCGCGAAGGTCTTCATCGACGGCAAGGACACGGGCCGAACGACTCCCGCGGTGATCGCCAACCTCGCGGCCAAAAGATACACCGTCTCGCTAAGCCTCGACGGGTTCGAGCAGTGGAGCAGCGAGTACGACGTGGCGGGCGAACAGCCGGTCCCTGTGCAGGCAACTCTGCTCAGGGCCGGGGAGGCGCCCCCTGCGGAGAAGCGCGAGGAGCCCGCTGGGCCCACGACGCCGGAGGCGGAGGAGCGGCCCGCGGAGGCTGAGCCGCCTCTCGCCCCCGAGGAGAAGGCGCCGCCCGAGGAGGAAAAGAAGCCGGCCGAGGCGCCGGCGACCGGGACGCTGAAGGTGAGCTCGACCCCGTCGGGCGCGCTGATAAAGCTCAACGGCGCGTCGACCGGAAAGCGCACGCCGAACACGCTCTCGGACCTGAAGATCGGCGCGACCTACACCGTGGGCCTGGAGCTCGACGGCTACAAGCCCGGCACTCAGAAGAAGTACATGGCCAAAGAGTCGGAGTCAGTCTCCATCAGGCTCTCGTCGGCCGCGCCGCCCACGCCGGCGCAGCCGCCGGCCGAGGAGCGCAGGCCGCCAACCCAGGTGAGGCCGGAGGAGGAATACGGCGAGCTGTCGCTCTCCAGCGACCCGCCCGCGGCCCAGGTGATAATCGACGGGCAGGCGATCCCGGCCCGCACGCCGGTGACCATACGCAAGATACGGACCGACCGGCCGCACACGGTGACGATACAGCTTCCCGGCTACAAGCCGTGGACGAGATCGTTCAACATGGACGGCAAGAGAAAATCGCTGCACGCGCCGTTGCAGCCTGAGTAA
- a CDS encoding zinc ribbon domain-containing protein, protein MPIYEYTCKSCGNHFECMQKISAPPIAPCPRCGDTADRIISMTAFTLKGEGWYKDGYAKGKKAESTKVKSESSKAKDKT, encoded by the coding sequence ATGCCGATCTACGAGTACACCTGCAAGTCCTGCGGCAACCATTTCGAGTGCATGCAGAAGATATCGGCCCCCCCCATCGCCCCATGTCCCAGATGCGGCGACACTGCGGACCGGATCATCTCGATGACCGCCTTCACGCTCAAGGGGGAAGGCTGGTACAAGGACGGGTACGCGAAGGGGAAGAAGGCTGAAAGCACAAAGGTCAAAAGTGAAAGCTCAAAGGCCAAGGACAAGACGTGA